A portion of the uncultured Bacteroides sp. genome contains these proteins:
- a CDS encoding thymidylate synthase has product MKQYLELLDRVLKEGVKKDDRTGTGTISVFGHQMRFNLSEGFPCLTTKKLHLKSIIYELLWFLKGDTNIQYLQENGVRIWNEWADENGDLGHIYGHQWRSWPDYKGGNIDQITELVNTIKNNPDSRRMIVSAWNVADLNNMNLPPCHILFQFYVANGRLSMQLYQRSADIFLGVPFNIASYALLLQMMAQVTGLEAGDFVHTLGDAHIYLNHLEQVKLQLTREPRSLPEMTINPEIKNIFDFNYEDFELINYNPHPHIAGKVSI; this is encoded by the coding sequence ATGAAACAATATCTGGAACTACTCGACAGAGTACTGAAAGAAGGAGTAAAAAAGGACGATCGCACTGGGACCGGAACTATTAGTGTCTTCGGCCATCAAATGCGCTTTAATCTTAGTGAAGGATTTCCCTGCCTCACGACTAAAAAACTTCACCTGAAATCAATCATATACGAACTTCTATGGTTCCTAAAAGGAGATACAAACATACAGTATCTGCAAGAGAACGGTGTACGTATATGGAATGAATGGGCTGATGAAAATGGTGACTTAGGACATATCTATGGTCATCAATGGCGCTCTTGGCCAGATTACAAAGGAGGAAACATTGATCAGATAACAGAACTTGTAAACACTATCAAAAACAATCCGGATTCTCGTCGCATGATTGTGAGTGCTTGGAATGTGGCTGATTTAAACAATATGAATCTCCCCCCATGCCATATACTCTTCCAATTTTATGTGGCTAATGGCCGATTGAGTATGCAACTTTATCAGCGTAGTGCGGATATTTTTCTGGGTGTGCCATTCAACATTGCTTCTTACGCTTTATTGCTCCAAATGATGGCGCAGGTAACCGGACTAGAAGCAGGAGATTTTGTACATACATTGGGAGATGCCCACATCTACTTGAATCATCTGGAACAAGTAAAGTTACAGTTAACCCGTGAACCGCGGTCACTACCAGAGATGACAATTAATCCGGAGATAAAAAACATCTTTGATTTTAATTACGAAGACTTTGAGTTAATCAATTATAATCCGCATCCACATATTGCCGGAAAAGTATCTATTTAA
- a CDS encoding dihydrofolate reductase, whose protein sequence is MSKIAIIVAVDRKSAIGFQNKLLFWLPNDLKHFKALTTGNTIIMGRKTFESLPNGPLPNRRNIVISSNSTLQYANAEVFPSLEAAIKNSDDDKDIYIIGGESIYRQALPLCDELYITEIEDEANEADAFFPTIDPDIWHEKSRENHPVDEKHLCPYSFVNYIRR, encoded by the coding sequence ATGAGTAAAATAGCAATCATAGTAGCTGTAGATCGTAAATCGGCCATCGGATTTCAAAACAAACTGTTATTCTGGCTGCCCAATGACCTGAAGCATTTCAAGGCGTTAACTACCGGAAATACGATTATTATGGGACGAAAGACTTTCGAGTCACTCCCTAATGGACCCCTTCCCAATAGAAGAAACATCGTCATCTCTTCTAACTCGACACTTCAATATGCGAACGCAGAAGTATTTCCATCGCTGGAAGCGGCAATAAAAAACAGCGATGATGATAAAGACATTTACATTATAGGTGGAGAAAGTATTTATCGACAAGCCTTGCCTCTATGCGATGAACTTTACATCACAGAAATCGAGGATGAAGCGAATGAAGCCGATGCCTTTTTCCCAACAATAGACCCTGACATATGGCATGAAAAAAGCAGAGAGAATCATCCTGTGGATGAAAAACATCTCTGCCCATATTCTTTCGTGAACTATATCAGAAGGTAA
- a CDS encoding Lrp/AsnC ligand binding domain-containing protein — protein sequence MGHHQLDSLDEQILKLIAGNARIPFLEVARACNVSGAAIHQRIQKLTNLGILKGSEYVIDPEKIGYETCAYIGLYLKDPESFDSVTKALENIPEVVECHFTTGQYDMFIKIYAKNNHHLLSIIHDKLQPLGLARTETLVSFHEAIKRQMPIMVDLEED from the coding sequence ATGGGACATCATCAATTGGATTCTTTGGATGAACAGATTCTAAAATTGATTGCCGGGAATGCTCGTATTCCTTTTTTGGAAGTTGCTAGAGCTTGTAATGTATCTGGTGCAGCAATTCACCAGCGCATACAGAAACTGACTAATTTGGGTATACTGAAAGGTTCGGAATACGTTATCGATCCGGAGAAGATCGGTTATGAAACATGTGCTTACATTGGACTTTACTTAAAAGACCCTGAATCATTTGATTCCGTAACGAAAGCACTTGAGAATATACCAGAGGTGGTTGAATGCCATTTTACTACAGGGCAATATGACATGTTTATTAAGATCTATGCGAAGAACAACCATCACTTATTGAGTATTATACATGATAAACTGCAACCATTAGGATTGGCGCGCACAGAAACGCTCGTTTCTTTTCATGAAGCAATTAAAAGGCAAATGCCTATCATGGTTGATCTGGAAGAGGATTGA
- a CDS encoding IgA Peptidase M64, producing MKLIATIIVLLFSVPFVNAQNFADYFTNKSLRVDYIFTGNATTQSISLDELSQLPSWAGRKHHLSQLPLQGNGQIAMRDLKSKECIYKTSFSSLFQEWLSTDEAKTTSRGFENTFILPFPLHSVEIEITLYDTHHNVTTSMAHIVDPNDILIKVKGSTHITPYKYVIKSGNEQECIDIAILAEGYSLSEMDLFYKDATIACESLFSHEPFKSMKNKFNVVAVASPSADSGVSAPKLKQWKNTAFESHFDTFYSDRYLTTNRIKAIHDALAGVPYEHIIILANTDQYGGGGIYNAFTLTTAHHKMFRPVVVHEFGHSFGGLADEYFYDEDLMNDTYPLNVEPWEPNISTRINFSSKWEDMLKKKTPIPTPLSEKEKYPIGVYEGGGYSAKGIYRPAYNCRMRTNEYANFCPVCQRAIQRIIQFYTE from the coding sequence ATGAAACTAATAGCAACAATTATCGTATTACTATTCTCTGTACCTTTCGTTAATGCCCAAAATTTCGCTGATTATTTCACGAATAAGAGTCTCCGAGTTGATTACATATTTACCGGCAACGCCACCACCCAAAGTATCTCTTTAGATGAATTATCGCAATTACCCTCGTGGGCAGGCAGAAAACACCATTTATCTCAATTACCACTACAAGGAAATGGCCAAATCGCAATGAGAGATTTAAAGAGCAAAGAATGTATCTATAAAACATCCTTTTCCTCACTATTTCAAGAATGGCTATCTACTGACGAAGCTAAAACAACCTCTCGAGGATTTGAAAATACATTCATACTTCCTTTTCCTCTGCATAGTGTAGAGATAGAGATCACATTATATGACACTCATCATAACGTTACAACTTCAATGGCACACATTGTAGACCCTAACGATATATTAATTAAAGTAAAAGGATCAACCCATATAACTCCTTATAAATATGTCATCAAAAGCGGAAATGAACAAGAGTGCATAGATATAGCTATATTAGCCGAAGGATATAGTCTTTCAGAAATGGATCTCTTTTATAAGGATGCCACAATAGCATGCGAAAGTCTTTTTTCGCACGAACCATTTAAATCAATGAAGAATAAATTCAATGTTGTAGCTGTGGCCAGTCCTTCTGCAGACAGCGGTGTAAGTGCACCCAAATTAAAACAATGGAAAAATACAGCTTTCGAATCTCACTTTGATACATTTTACTCTGATAGATACCTAACTACTAATCGTATCAAAGCAATACATGATGCATTGGCTGGAGTTCCCTACGAACATATTATAATATTGGCAAATACAGATCAATATGGTGGAGGAGGAATTTACAACGCCTTTACGTTAACAACTGCGCATCACAAAATGTTCCGCCCTGTAGTTGTTCATGAATTTGGGCATAGTTTTGGAGGATTAGCCGACGAATATTTCTATGATGAAGATCTAATGAATGATACTTACCCGCTCAATGTAGAACCTTGGGAGCCTAATATCAGTACTCGAATAAATTTCTCTTCTAAATGGGAAGATATGCTAAAGAAGAAGACCCCAATTCCAACTCCTCTCTCAGAAAAGGAGAAATACCCCATTGGAGTTTACGAAGGAGGAGGATATTCTGCAAAAGGGATTTATCGCCCTGCATATAACTGCCGCATGCGCACCAATGAGTATGCTAATTTCTGCCCGGTTTGCCAGCGAGCAATACAGAGGATCATACAATTCTACACAGAATAA
- a CDS encoding GNAT family N-acetyltransferase, which yields MIAIVRIKTIDIEKYNYMEKLLIESFPPEEYRQLDVLRKYTDHCPNFHNNIIMNGQIPIGFITYWDFGYFSYIEHFAIDPQQRNEGHGKKVLNYLCTQLNTPIVLEVELPTTEIAKRRINFYEELRFIVWEKEYHQPPYKTENTSIPMYLMKYGDSDHDIDLTEVKKIIYHRVYGIK from the coding sequence ATGATTGCAATAGTCCGTATAAAAACGATAGATATTGAGAAATATAACTATATGGAAAAGCTTCTTATTGAATCATTTCCTCCAGAAGAGTATAGACAATTAGATGTTTTACGTAAATACACAGATCACTGCCCAAACTTCCACAACAACATTATTATGAATGGGCAAATCCCAATAGGATTTATTACATATTGGGATTTCGGATATTTCTCCTACATCGAACATTTTGCTATAGATCCCCAACAAAGAAATGAGGGCCATGGGAAAAAGGTTTTGAATTATCTATGCACACAATTGAATACCCCTATTGTTTTAGAAGTGGAACTACCCACTACAGAAATAGCAAAACGAAGAATCAATTTCTACGAAGAATTAAGATTCATAGTGTGGGAAAAAGAATATCACCAACCACCATATAAAACAGAAAACACTTCGATACCCATGTATCTAATGAAATATGGAGATTCAGATCATGATATTGATCTAACTGAAGTTAAAAAAATCATCTATCATCGAGTATACGGCATTAAATAA
- a CDS encoding biopolymer transporter ExbD: MGKFNKTGKRGMPALNTSSLPDLIFTLLFFFMIVTTMREVTLKVEFKVPTGTELEKLEKKSLVTFIYVGKPTEEFRKKLGSESRIQLNDSYAEISQIQDYITQERSSMKEEDQPFMTVSLKIDQETKMGIVTDIKQALRQAYALKINYSAQPRQ; the protein is encoded by the coding sequence ATGGGAAAGTTTAATAAAACAGGAAAACGTGGGATGCCTGCGTTAAATACTTCTTCTCTGCCTGACCTTATTTTTACTTTATTGTTTTTCTTCATGATTGTAACAACAATGCGTGAGGTTACTCTCAAAGTTGAATTTAAGGTTCCTACAGGTACTGAGTTAGAAAAGCTTGAGAAGAAGTCATTGGTTACGTTTATCTATGTAGGTAAACCTACGGAAGAATTCAGAAAAAAGCTTGGTTCTGAAAGTCGTATTCAGTTGAACGATAGTTATGCAGAGATTTCACAAATCCAGGATTATATTACGCAAGAGAGATCTAGCATGAAAGAAGAGGATCAACCTTTTATGACCGTGTCCTTGAAGATTGACCAAGAAACTAAGATGGGTATCGTAACTGATATTAAACAAGCTCTTCGACAGGCTTATGCATTGAAAATTAACTATTCTGCGCAGCCGCGTCAGTAA
- a CDS encoding biopolymer transporter ExbD has protein sequence MAKEKRGVPEINSSSTADIAFLLLIFFLITTSMDTDRGLARRLPPPPEKDQKQDDVIVKERNVLVVYLNFQDQLMCGKDYIGIKQLRQKAKDFIANPYNDESLPEKYAKDIPFFGNVMVTEKHVISLQNDRNSKYQAYIDVQNELVAAYNELRNEKALEKWQKNYVDLSEEQQKAIREIYPQKISEAEPKNYGGGKK, from the coding sequence ATGGCAAAAGAAAAAAGAGGTGTACCTGAGATAAACTCAAGTTCTACGGCGGATATTGCTTTCTTGTTGCTTATCTTCTTCTTAATTACAACATCTATGGATACTGATAGAGGTTTGGCGAGACGCTTGCCTCCCCCTCCTGAAAAAGATCAGAAACAGGATGATGTGATTGTTAAGGAACGCAATGTGCTCGTTGTCTATCTGAACTTTCAAGATCAGTTGATGTGCGGGAAAGATTATATTGGTATTAAGCAATTAAGACAAAAGGCTAAAGATTTTATTGCTAATCCTTATAACGATGAATCATTACCTGAAAAATATGCCAAAGATATACCTTTCTTTGGGAATGTGATGGTTACAGAAAAGCATGTAATTTCTTTGCAGAATGACCGTAACTCTAAATATCAGGCTTATATTGATGTTCAGAATGAGTTGGTAGCTGCCTATAATGAACTGAGAAATGAAAAGGCTCTAGAGAAATGGCAGAAGAATTATGTTGATTTGAGTGAAGAGCAACAAAAGGCGATTCGCGAGATCTATCCTCAGAAAATATCTGAGGCTGAACCTAAAAACTACGGAGGAGGTAAGAAGTAA
- a CDS encoding MotA/TolQ/ExbB proton channel family protein — translation MKRLSVIIAVIGVIAFGSIQIAQAQDAPAAEQTTPAVDQPAAAADAAPATTTVDAAEGGIHKEIKVKFIEGSAFFMSFVAIALVIGLAFCIERVIYLSLAEVNSKKLIIAVEAALEKGDVEAAKDVCRNTRGPIASIFYQGLLRVDQGIDVVEKSVVSYGGVQAGYLEKGCSWITLFIAMAPSLGFLGTVIGMVQAFDKIQQVGDISPTVVAGGMKVALITTIFGLIVALILQLFYNYILSKIEALTSDMEDSSITLLDMVIKYNLKYKK, via the coding sequence ATGAAAAGATTATCTGTAATTATTGCCGTGATTGGAGTCATTGCATTTGGCTCAATTCAAATTGCTCAGGCACAAGATGCTCCTGCAGCAGAACAAACTACTCCTGCTGTTGATCAACCAGCCGCAGCTGCCGATGCAGCTCCAGCTACAACAACTGTTGATGCTGCAGAGGGCGGTATTCATAAGGAAATTAAGGTTAAGTTTATTGAAGGATCTGCATTCTTCATGAGTTTTGTTGCTATTGCGCTAGTTATCGGTTTGGCTTTCTGTATTGAAAGAGTTATTTATTTAAGTTTGGCTGAGGTAAACTCGAAGAAATTGATTATAGCTGTTGAGGCTGCTTTGGAAAAAGGTGATGTTGAGGCTGCTAAAGATGTTTGCCGAAACACCAGAGGTCCTATTGCATCTATTTTCTATCAAGGTTTGCTGAGAGTTGATCAAGGAATTGATGTTGTTGAGAAATCGGTTGTATCTTATGGTGGTGTTCAAGCTGGCTATCTGGAAAAAGGATGCTCTTGGATTACATTATTTATTGCTATGGCTCCATCGTTAGGATTCTTGGGAACAGTAATTGGTATGGTGCAAGCATTTGATAAAATCCAGCAAGTAGGTGATATTTCTCCTACGGTTGTTGCCGGAGGTATGAAAGTGGCTTTGATTACTACAATCTTTGGTTTGATCGTTGCTTTGATTCTTCAGCTTTTCTATAATTATATTCTTTCTAAAATTGAAGCTTTGACAAGTGACATGGAAGATTCTTCTATCACATTGCTTGACATGGTTATTAAATACAATTTGAAATATAAAAAGTAA
- a CDS encoding TatD family hydrolase, whose protein sequence is MKIIDSHSHLFLEEFLEDLPLVIERARIAGVSHILMPNIDSATVGRMLATCELYKGYCFPMIGLHPTSVGAMYDEELRIVIENLKQYSSFVAIGEIGIDLYWDKTYLEQQLIVFERQIQLALEYHLPIVIHCREAFKYIYHVLNKYKAHPLTGVFHSFMGTIEEAHQIMELGGFMFGINGVVTFKKSSLPGILKKIPLERIILETDSPYLAPVPHRGKRNESAFLKDVLVKVAEIYQLHPEIVAAQTSENAIKMFGIR, encoded by the coding sequence ATGAAGATAATTGATTCACATTCACATTTGTTTTTAGAAGAATTTCTCGAGGACTTGCCTCTGGTAATTGAAAGGGCACGTATTGCTGGTGTTTCTCATATTTTGATGCCCAATATTGATAGCGCTACTGTTGGACGTATGTTGGCAACTTGCGAGTTATATAAAGGATATTGTTTTCCTATGATTGGTTTACACCCTACTAGTGTTGGTGCTATGTATGATGAGGAACTTAGAATTGTCATTGAGAATTTGAAACAGTATTCTTCTTTTGTTGCGATTGGTGAGATAGGTATAGATTTGTATTGGGACAAAACGTATTTAGAACAACAATTAATTGTATTTGAACGGCAAATACAACTTGCTTTAGAATATCATTTACCTATCGTTATACATTGTCGGGAGGCCTTTAAATATATATATCATGTACTGAATAAGTATAAAGCCCATCCTTTGACGGGCGTCTTTCATAGTTTTATGGGCACGATTGAAGAAGCTCATCAGATTATGGAACTTGGAGGTTTTATGTTTGGTATTAATGGAGTCGTAACTTTTAAAAAATCATCTTTACCCGGTATTTTGAAAAAGATACCTTTGGAGCGTATTATTCTGGAAACGGATTCACCTTATTTGGCCCCAGTACCGCACCGTGGAAAAAGAAATGAAAGTGCTTTCTTGAAAGATGTCTTAGTTAAGGTAGCAGAGATTTATCAATTGCACCCGGAAATTGTTGCTGCTCAAACATCAGAAAATGCAATAAAAATGTTTGGAATACGCTAA